One segment of Mastomys coucha isolate ucsf_1 unplaced genomic scaffold, UCSF_Mcou_1 pScaffold23, whole genome shotgun sequence DNA contains the following:
- the Igsf9b gene encoding protein turtle homolog B isoform X2 has protein sequence MIWYVATLIASVISTRGLVAQGAHGLREEPEFVTARAGEGVVLRCDVIHPVTGQPPPYVVEWFKFGVPIPIFIKFGYYPPHVDPEYAGRASLHDKASLRLEQVRSEDQGWYECKVLMLDQQYDTFHNGSWVHLTINAPPTFTETPPQYIEAKEGGSITMTCTAFGNPKPIVTWLKEGTLLGASAKYQVSDGSLTVTSVSREDRGAYTCRAYSIQGEAVHTTHLLVQGPPFIVSPPENITVNISQDALLTCRAEAYPGNLTYTWYWQDENVYFQNDLKLRVRILIDGTLIIFRVKPEDAGKYTCVPSNSLGRSPSASAYLTVQYPARVLNMPPVIYVPVGIHGYIRCPVDAEPPATVVKWNKDGRPLQVEKNLGWTLMEDGSIRIEEATEEALGTYTCVPYNTLGTMGQSAPARLVLKDPPYFTVLPGWEYRQEAGRELLIPCAAAGDPFPVITWRKVGKPSRSKHNALPSGSLQFRALSKEDHGEWECVATNVVTSITASTHLTVIGTSPHAPGSVRVHVSMTTANVSWEPGYDGGYEQTFSVWMKRAQFGPHDWLSLSVPPGPSWLLVDSLEPETAYQFSVLAQNRLGTSAFSEVVTVNTLAFPVTTPEPLVLVTPPRCLTANRTQQGVLLSWLPPANHSFPIDRYIMEFRVGERWEMLDDAIPGTDGDFFAKDLSQDTWYEFRVLAVMQDLISEPSNIAGVSSTDIFPQPDLTDDGLARPVLAGIVATICFLAAAILFSTLAACFVNKQRKRKLKRKKDPPLSITHCRKSLESPLSSGKVSPESIRTLRAPSESSDDQGQPAAKRMLSPTREKELSLYKKTKRAISSRKYSVAKAEAEAEATTPIELISRGPDGRFVMGPSEMEPSVKGRRIEGFPFAEETDMYPEFRQSDEENEDPLVPTSVAALKPQLTPMSSSQDSYLPPPAYSPRFQPRGLEGPTGLGGRLQATGQARPPAPRPFQHGQYYGYLSSSSPGEVEPPPFYMPEVGSPLSSVMSSPPLHTEGPFGHPTIPEENGENASNSTLPLTQTPTGGRSPEPWGRPEFPFGGLETPAMMFPHQLHPCDVAESLQTKACLPRGLPPTPLQVPAAYPGMLSLEAPKGWVGKSPGRGPIPAPPATKWQERPMQPLVSQGQLRHTSQGMGIPVLPYPEPAEPGGHGGPSTFGLDTRWYEPQPRPRPSPRQARRAEPSLHQVVLQPSRLSPLTQSPLSSRTGSPELAARARPRPGLLQQAEMSEITLQPPAAVSFSRKSTPSSTGSPSQSSRSGSPSYRPTMGFTTLATGYPSPPPGPAPPAPGDNLDVFGQTPSPRRMGEEPLRPEPPTTLPTSGILPPAPGNAAVPERLEALRYQRIKKPKKSSKGSSKSKKRSDGSASQAQQLPNSQVLWPDEAVCLRKKKRHSRPDPFARLSDLCHRQLPEDQTAILNSVDHDDPGHATLL, from the exons GTGCCCACGGCCTGCGAGAGGAACCCGAGTTTGTGACTGCTCGAGCTGGCGAAGGTGTGGTTCTGCGATGCGATGTAATCCACCCGGTGACAGGACAGCCCCCACCCTATGTTGTAGAGTGGTTCAAGTTTGGGGTCCCCATCCCTATCTTCATCAAGTTTGGCTACTATCCCCCACATGTGGACCCTGAATATGCAG GTCGGGCCAGTCTTCATGATAAAGCATCTCTGCGGCTGGAGCAGGTGCGCTCTGAGGACCAGGGTTGGTACGAGTGCAAAGTACTCATGCTGGACCAGCAGTATGACACATTCCACAACGGCAGCTGGGTCCATCTCACCATTAACG CCCCTCCCACCTTTACAGAAACACCCCCCCAGTACATCGAGGCCAAGGAAGGTGGAAGCATTACCATGACTTGTACTGCTTTTGGGAACCCTAAGCCCATCGTCACCTGGCTCAAGGAAGGGACCCTCCTCGGTGCTAGTGCAAAGTATCAG GTGAGTGACGGTAGCCTAACGGTGACGTCAGTCAGTCGGGAGGACAGAGGCGCCTATACCTGTCGAGCATATAGCATCCAGGGTGAGGCTGTGCACACAACCCATCTGCTTGTTCAAG GGCCTCCCTTCATTGTTTCCCCTCCTGAGAACATCACCGTCAACATCTCCCAGGATGCCCTGCTTACCTGCAGGGCAGAGGCGTATCCCGGCAACCTCACCTACACCTGGTACTGGCAGGATGAGAACGTCTACTTCCAGAA TGACCTGAAGCTAAGGGTGCGGATCCTGATTGATGGGACACTGATCATCTTCCGAGTGAagccagaggatgctgggaagtatACCTGTGTCCCTAGCAACAGCCTGGGGCGCTCCCCCTCTGCCTCAGCATACCTGACTGTGCAGT ACCCAGCCCGTGTCCTCAACATGCCCCCTGTAATTTATGTGCCCGTGGGAATCCATGGCTATATCCGCTGTCCTGTGGATGCAGAGCCACCTGCTACTGTGGTGAAGTGGAATAAGGATGGCCGGCCCCTGCAGGTAGAGAAG AACTTGGGTTGGACCTTGATGGAGGATGGCTCTATTCGCATTGAGGAGGCCACAGAGGAGGCTCTTGGCACTTACACCTGTGTGCCTTACAACACCTTGGGGACCATGGGCCAGTCTGCCCCTGCACGGCTTGTCCTGAAG GACCCCCCATATTTCACGGTGCTACCCGGCTGGGAGTACAGGCAGGAGGCTGGTCGGGAGCTGCTCATCCCCTGTGCAGCTGCAGGGGACCCCTTCCCTGTCATCACCTGGAGGAAG GTAGGGAAGCCCAGCAGAAGCAAGCACAACGCACTGCCCAGTGGGAGTCTCCAGTTTCGTGCCCTGAGTAAGGAGGACCACGGGGAGTGGGAATGTGTTGCCACCAATGTGGTCACAAGCATCACTGCCAGCACCCACCTCACTGTCATCG GCACCAGTCCCCATGCCCCAGGCAGTGTCCGGGTCCATGTTTCCATGACAACTGCCAACGTGTCCTGGGAGCCAGGCTATGATGGAGGCTACGAGCAGACATTCTCAGTTTG GATGAAGCGGGCACAGTTTGGGCCCCACGACTGGCTGTCCTTGTCAGTGCCACCGGGCCCCAGCTGGTTGCTGGTAGACAGCCTGGAGCCTGAGACTGCATACCAGTTCAGTGTCCTGGCCCAGAACAGGCTGGGAACCAGCGCCTTCAGTGAGGTGGTCACTGTGAACACTTTAG cATTCCCTGTTACAACTCCAGAACCCCTGGTGCTGGTGACCCCACCAAGGTGCCTCACAGCCAACCGGACCCAGCAGGGTGTGCTCCTGTCCTGGCTCCCTCCTGCCAACCACAGCTTCCCCATCGACCGCTATATCATGGAGTTCCGAGTCGGGGAGCGCTGGGAGATGCTAGATGATGCCATCCCAGGCACTGACGGAGATTTTTTTGCCAAGGATCTGTCACAG GATACCTGGTATGAGTTCCGGGTTTTGGCTGTCATGCAGGATCTGATCAGCGAGCCCAGCAACATCGCCGGTGTCTCCAGCACAG ACATCTTCCCGCAGCCGGACCTGACTGACGATGGGCTGGCCCGGCCCGTGCTGGCTGGGATAGTGGCCACCATCTGCTTCCTGGCGGCTGCCATCCTCTTCAGCACTCTGGCTGCCTGCTTTGTCAACAAGCAGCGCAAACGCAAACTCAAGCGGAAGAAAG aTCCTCCGCTCTCCATCACTCACTGTAGGAAGAGTCTTGAGTCTCC CTTGTCCTCTGGCAAGGTGAGTCCTGAGAGCATCCGCACACTCCGTGCCCCGTCTGAATCCTCTGATGACCAGGGCCAGCCTGCGGCTAAGAGGATGCTGAGCCCTACAAGGGAGAAAGAGCTGTCCCTGTACAAAAAAACCAAGAGGGCTATCAGCAGCAGGAAGTATAGTGTGGCCAAGGCTGAGGCTGAAGCTGAGGCCACCACACCCATTGAACTGATCAGTAGAGGCCCGGATGGCCGCTTTGTCATGGGCCCCTCGGAGATGGAGCCCTCTGTGAAGGGCCGGCGAATTGAGGGCTTCCCCTTCGCTGAGGAGACGGACATGTACCCTGAGTTCCGGCAGTCAGATGAGGAGAATGAAGACCCACTGGTGCCCACATCTGTGGCTGCTCTGAAGCCTCAGCTGACCCCTATGTCTTCCAGCCAGGACTCTTACCTGCCACCACCAGCATACAGTCCTCGGTTCCAGCCTCGTGGGCTCGAGGGCCCAACTGGACTGGGAGGACGACTCCAGGCTACTGGCCAAGCGAGGCCTCCTGCCCCTCGGCCCTTCCAGCACGGCCAGTATTATGGGtacctcagcagcagcagccctgggGAGGTGGAGCCTCCACCCTTCTATATGCCAGAAGTGGGCAGCCCCTTGAGCTCAGTCATGTCATCCCCACCCCTGCACACTGAGGGGCCTTTTGGCCACCCCACCATCCCCGAGGAAAACGGAGAGAATGCTTCTAACAGCACTTTGCCCTTGACTCAGACACCTACAGGAGGGCGCTCCCCTGAGCCCTGGGGCCGGCCAGAATTTCCCTTTGGGGGACTGGAGACCCCAGCTATGATGTTCCCCCACCAGCTGCACCCCTGTGATGTGGCTGAGAGTTTGCAGACCAAGGCCTGCCTGCCCCGAGGACTGCCCCCAACCCCGCTCCAGGTGCCTGCAGCCTATCCAGGCATGCTATCTCTGGAGGCACCAAAGGGCTGGGTAGGCAAGTCACCTGGCAGGGGTCCCATCCCGGCGCCCCCTGCCACCAAGTGGCAGGAAAGACCTATGCAACCTCTGGTCAGCCAAGGGCAGTTAAGACATACCAGCCAAGGTATGGGGATACCAGTGTTGCCTTACCCGGAGCCAGCCGAGCCCGGGGGGCACGGTGGCCCCAGCACATTTGGCCTGGACACCCGGTGGTATGAGCCCCAGCCCCGGCCCCGGCCCAGCCCCCGGCAGGCCCGGCGTGCCGAGCCCAGTTTACATCAAGTGGTGCTACAGCCCTCTCGGCTCTCACCTCTGACCCAAAGCCCCCTTAGTTCCCGCACTGGCTCGCCTGAGCTCGCTGCTCGTGCCCGACCTCGACCAGGCCTCCTGCAGCAGGCAGAGATGTCAGAGATCACCCTGCAGCCGCCAGCCGCGGTCAGCTTCTCTCGCAAGTCAACGCCGTCATCCACGGGATCTCCTTCACAGAGCAGCCGCAGTGGGAGCCCCAGCTACAGGCCCACAATGGGCTTCACTACTCTGGCCACAGGCTATCCTTCTCCTCCACCTGGTCCTGCCCCTCCGGCACCTGGAGACAACTTGGATGTGTTTGGACAGACGCCTTCTCCTcggaggatgggggaggagccACTCCGGCCAGAGCCCCCAACAACCTTACCTACTTCAGG
- the Igsf9b gene encoding protein turtle homolog B isoform X1, which translates to MIWYVATLIASVISTRGLVAQGAHGLREEPEFVTARAGEGVVLRCDVIHPVTGQPPPYVVEWFKFGVPIPIFIKFGYYPPHVDPEYAGRASLHDKASLRLEQVRSEDQGWYECKVLMLDQQYDTFHNGSWVHLTINAPPTFTETPPQYIEAKEGGSITMTCTAFGNPKPIVTWLKEGTLLGASAKYQVSDGSLTVTSVSREDRGAYTCRAYSIQGEAVHTTHLLVQGPPFIVSPPENITVNISQDALLTCRAEAYPGNLTYTWYWQDENVYFQNDLKLRVRILIDGTLIIFRVKPEDAGKYTCVPSNSLGRSPSASAYLTVQYPARVLNMPPVIYVPVGIHGYIRCPVDAEPPATVVKWNKDGRPLQVEKNLGWTLMEDGSIRIEEATEEALGTYTCVPYNTLGTMGQSAPARLVLKDPPYFTVLPGWEYRQEAGRELLIPCAAAGDPFPVITWRKVGKPSRSKHNALPSGSLQFRALSKEDHGEWECVATNVVTSITASTHLTVIGTSPHAPGSVRVHVSMTTANVSWEPGYDGGYEQTFSVWYGPLMKRAQFGPHDWLSLSVPPGPSWLLVDSLEPETAYQFSVLAQNRLGTSAFSEVVTVNTLAFPVTTPEPLVLVTPPRCLTANRTQQGVLLSWLPPANHSFPIDRYIMEFRVGERWEMLDDAIPGTDGDFFAKDLSQDTWYEFRVLAVMQDLISEPSNIAGVSSTDIFPQPDLTDDGLARPVLAGIVATICFLAAAILFSTLAACFVNKQRKRKLKRKKDPPLSITHCRKSLESPLSSGKVSPESIRTLRAPSESSDDQGQPAAKRMLSPTREKELSLYKKTKRAISSRKYSVAKAEAEAEATTPIELISRGPDGRFVMGPSEMEPSVKGRRIEGFPFAEETDMYPEFRQSDEENEDPLVPTSVAALKPQLTPMSSSQDSYLPPPAYSPRFQPRGLEGPTGLGGRLQATGQARPPAPRPFQHGQYYGYLSSSSPGEVEPPPFYMPEVGSPLSSVMSSPPLHTEGPFGHPTIPEENGENASNSTLPLTQTPTGGRSPEPWGRPEFPFGGLETPAMMFPHQLHPCDVAESLQTKACLPRGLPPTPLQVPAAYPGMLSLEAPKGWVGKSPGRGPIPAPPATKWQERPMQPLVSQGQLRHTSQGMGIPVLPYPEPAEPGGHGGPSTFGLDTRWYEPQPRPRPSPRQARRAEPSLHQVVLQPSRLSPLTQSPLSSRTGSPELAARARPRPGLLQQAEMSEITLQPPAAVSFSRKSTPSSTGSPSQSSRSGSPSYRPTMGFTTLATGYPSPPPGPAPPAPGDNLDVFGQTPSPRRMGEEPLRPEPPTTLPTSGILPPAPGNAAVPERLEALRYQRIKKPKKSSKGSSKSKKRSDGSASQAQQLPNSQVLWPDEAVCLRKKKRHSRPDPFARLSDLCHRQLPEDQTAILNSVDHDDPGHATLL; encoded by the exons GTGCCCACGGCCTGCGAGAGGAACCCGAGTTTGTGACTGCTCGAGCTGGCGAAGGTGTGGTTCTGCGATGCGATGTAATCCACCCGGTGACAGGACAGCCCCCACCCTATGTTGTAGAGTGGTTCAAGTTTGGGGTCCCCATCCCTATCTTCATCAAGTTTGGCTACTATCCCCCACATGTGGACCCTGAATATGCAG GTCGGGCCAGTCTTCATGATAAAGCATCTCTGCGGCTGGAGCAGGTGCGCTCTGAGGACCAGGGTTGGTACGAGTGCAAAGTACTCATGCTGGACCAGCAGTATGACACATTCCACAACGGCAGCTGGGTCCATCTCACCATTAACG CCCCTCCCACCTTTACAGAAACACCCCCCCAGTACATCGAGGCCAAGGAAGGTGGAAGCATTACCATGACTTGTACTGCTTTTGGGAACCCTAAGCCCATCGTCACCTGGCTCAAGGAAGGGACCCTCCTCGGTGCTAGTGCAAAGTATCAG GTGAGTGACGGTAGCCTAACGGTGACGTCAGTCAGTCGGGAGGACAGAGGCGCCTATACCTGTCGAGCATATAGCATCCAGGGTGAGGCTGTGCACACAACCCATCTGCTTGTTCAAG GGCCTCCCTTCATTGTTTCCCCTCCTGAGAACATCACCGTCAACATCTCCCAGGATGCCCTGCTTACCTGCAGGGCAGAGGCGTATCCCGGCAACCTCACCTACACCTGGTACTGGCAGGATGAGAACGTCTACTTCCAGAA TGACCTGAAGCTAAGGGTGCGGATCCTGATTGATGGGACACTGATCATCTTCCGAGTGAagccagaggatgctgggaagtatACCTGTGTCCCTAGCAACAGCCTGGGGCGCTCCCCCTCTGCCTCAGCATACCTGACTGTGCAGT ACCCAGCCCGTGTCCTCAACATGCCCCCTGTAATTTATGTGCCCGTGGGAATCCATGGCTATATCCGCTGTCCTGTGGATGCAGAGCCACCTGCTACTGTGGTGAAGTGGAATAAGGATGGCCGGCCCCTGCAGGTAGAGAAG AACTTGGGTTGGACCTTGATGGAGGATGGCTCTATTCGCATTGAGGAGGCCACAGAGGAGGCTCTTGGCACTTACACCTGTGTGCCTTACAACACCTTGGGGACCATGGGCCAGTCTGCCCCTGCACGGCTTGTCCTGAAG GACCCCCCATATTTCACGGTGCTACCCGGCTGGGAGTACAGGCAGGAGGCTGGTCGGGAGCTGCTCATCCCCTGTGCAGCTGCAGGGGACCCCTTCCCTGTCATCACCTGGAGGAAG GTAGGGAAGCCCAGCAGAAGCAAGCACAACGCACTGCCCAGTGGGAGTCTCCAGTTTCGTGCCCTGAGTAAGGAGGACCACGGGGAGTGGGAATGTGTTGCCACCAATGTGGTCACAAGCATCACTGCCAGCACCCACCTCACTGTCATCG GCACCAGTCCCCATGCCCCAGGCAGTGTCCGGGTCCATGTTTCCATGACAACTGCCAACGTGTCCTGGGAGCCAGGCTATGATGGAGGCTACGAGCAGACATTCTCAGTTTGGTACGGACCTCT GATGAAGCGGGCACAGTTTGGGCCCCACGACTGGCTGTCCTTGTCAGTGCCACCGGGCCCCAGCTGGTTGCTGGTAGACAGCCTGGAGCCTGAGACTGCATACCAGTTCAGTGTCCTGGCCCAGAACAGGCTGGGAACCAGCGCCTTCAGTGAGGTGGTCACTGTGAACACTTTAG cATTCCCTGTTACAACTCCAGAACCCCTGGTGCTGGTGACCCCACCAAGGTGCCTCACAGCCAACCGGACCCAGCAGGGTGTGCTCCTGTCCTGGCTCCCTCCTGCCAACCACAGCTTCCCCATCGACCGCTATATCATGGAGTTCCGAGTCGGGGAGCGCTGGGAGATGCTAGATGATGCCATCCCAGGCACTGACGGAGATTTTTTTGCCAAGGATCTGTCACAG GATACCTGGTATGAGTTCCGGGTTTTGGCTGTCATGCAGGATCTGATCAGCGAGCCCAGCAACATCGCCGGTGTCTCCAGCACAG ACATCTTCCCGCAGCCGGACCTGACTGACGATGGGCTGGCCCGGCCCGTGCTGGCTGGGATAGTGGCCACCATCTGCTTCCTGGCGGCTGCCATCCTCTTCAGCACTCTGGCTGCCTGCTTTGTCAACAAGCAGCGCAAACGCAAACTCAAGCGGAAGAAAG aTCCTCCGCTCTCCATCACTCACTGTAGGAAGAGTCTTGAGTCTCC CTTGTCCTCTGGCAAGGTGAGTCCTGAGAGCATCCGCACACTCCGTGCCCCGTCTGAATCCTCTGATGACCAGGGCCAGCCTGCGGCTAAGAGGATGCTGAGCCCTACAAGGGAGAAAGAGCTGTCCCTGTACAAAAAAACCAAGAGGGCTATCAGCAGCAGGAAGTATAGTGTGGCCAAGGCTGAGGCTGAAGCTGAGGCCACCACACCCATTGAACTGATCAGTAGAGGCCCGGATGGCCGCTTTGTCATGGGCCCCTCGGAGATGGAGCCCTCTGTGAAGGGCCGGCGAATTGAGGGCTTCCCCTTCGCTGAGGAGACGGACATGTACCCTGAGTTCCGGCAGTCAGATGAGGAGAATGAAGACCCACTGGTGCCCACATCTGTGGCTGCTCTGAAGCCTCAGCTGACCCCTATGTCTTCCAGCCAGGACTCTTACCTGCCACCACCAGCATACAGTCCTCGGTTCCAGCCTCGTGGGCTCGAGGGCCCAACTGGACTGGGAGGACGACTCCAGGCTACTGGCCAAGCGAGGCCTCCTGCCCCTCGGCCCTTCCAGCACGGCCAGTATTATGGGtacctcagcagcagcagccctgggGAGGTGGAGCCTCCACCCTTCTATATGCCAGAAGTGGGCAGCCCCTTGAGCTCAGTCATGTCATCCCCACCCCTGCACACTGAGGGGCCTTTTGGCCACCCCACCATCCCCGAGGAAAACGGAGAGAATGCTTCTAACAGCACTTTGCCCTTGACTCAGACACCTACAGGAGGGCGCTCCCCTGAGCCCTGGGGCCGGCCAGAATTTCCCTTTGGGGGACTGGAGACCCCAGCTATGATGTTCCCCCACCAGCTGCACCCCTGTGATGTGGCTGAGAGTTTGCAGACCAAGGCCTGCCTGCCCCGAGGACTGCCCCCAACCCCGCTCCAGGTGCCTGCAGCCTATCCAGGCATGCTATCTCTGGAGGCACCAAAGGGCTGGGTAGGCAAGTCACCTGGCAGGGGTCCCATCCCGGCGCCCCCTGCCACCAAGTGGCAGGAAAGACCTATGCAACCTCTGGTCAGCCAAGGGCAGTTAAGACATACCAGCCAAGGTATGGGGATACCAGTGTTGCCTTACCCGGAGCCAGCCGAGCCCGGGGGGCACGGTGGCCCCAGCACATTTGGCCTGGACACCCGGTGGTATGAGCCCCAGCCCCGGCCCCGGCCCAGCCCCCGGCAGGCCCGGCGTGCCGAGCCCAGTTTACATCAAGTGGTGCTACAGCCCTCTCGGCTCTCACCTCTGACCCAAAGCCCCCTTAGTTCCCGCACTGGCTCGCCTGAGCTCGCTGCTCGTGCCCGACCTCGACCAGGCCTCCTGCAGCAGGCAGAGATGTCAGAGATCACCCTGCAGCCGCCAGCCGCGGTCAGCTTCTCTCGCAAGTCAACGCCGTCATCCACGGGATCTCCTTCACAGAGCAGCCGCAGTGGGAGCCCCAGCTACAGGCCCACAATGGGCTTCACTACTCTGGCCACAGGCTATCCTTCTCCTCCACCTGGTCCTGCCCCTCCGGCACCTGGAGACAACTTGGATGTGTTTGGACAGACGCCTTCTCCTcggaggatgggggaggagccACTCCGGCCAGAGCCCCCAACAACCTTACCTACTTCAGG